The DNA segment GGTTTCACAGAAATACAATTATCTCCTTGCAAttctatattatagtgttaataGATAGAGTCACGTGGCAATGatttatagtttgatgttacttgtgcaacGACATGCATGGGGCCCTAcgttgtgctttggaggaataatgtgggaTTTGAAaggaataataggctgtttaCTTGAGCAtagaatagcataataggtaattatctcgagcataatctaccaacccctacccACATGTTTTCTGTATCACTCCGTGCAGGTTGTAAACCTTGATAAAGATGAAGGATCAACTCCTCAGTAGACCTTACAAACGATGATGTAACTATTTTTGTCTAGTACGTAATATTACTTGATATGAAAAAGATGATTACTTGCATCgcgatgcatgcatgtccagAGTACGTATAGGTTGCGGGACAATGTACAGAATGATATAATTacttatacataataataataattattatgtacattaATCTGCAGCACTCAAAACAGGACAatgcatatattatatatagtttctTCTACCTATATATGGTTGCACTGTGGTATCCCCCCCATTCCATGTACATccagaccataattatttatgagaCCATGCACccggtataaattatattgatTCCATGATTTAATATTATGGTATCAACAATATTAGACAGCAATTAAAACAGctacgcataattatacacagttcATAGATCTATTATTAAGAGAAATAGTTGCAATGTTCTTGTTCATTGGGTGGGGGCGAGCACAGACACCCCTCCTGTGCAAGGCTTCTTGGACTGGTGGCCACTGGTGGTCTGTTTCCCACGCTGATGACGTCCACTATTTTCCTTGCTTGTTGAACTGGGACCAGCCTGTGACGTTATACTGGGATTCACATACCTGCAGGTGTACAGTATAATAGCGTGATTTAATAGAATGTACAAATGAAAATCACTTTGAGCTAGGTAGTACTATACATTTGTTGATACATAGCCATAGGCGcaggcatgtacatgtaacatggtAAAATACAAGTTAAACAGGGAATCACAGCTAGAGGAGAGGCCCTCCGGAGAGTCATGCAATTATATACTACATGAAGTGTTTGTACATATTCCTGTATACAggcttagctagctgttttgTCAATGATGTGGCCAAGGTGCACCATACATTAATGTTACAGTAGTTCAGAGCCCACCTGGTTACTGTGGAGACGCCATCCACAAATTTTGTCTTGTAAAGAACGTTGGCGTTGTTGAACATACCGTCTTTGAGCGAGACTACGATGAATTGTGAGTGTTTAAAATGGGTCCTGAGCATCTGGccgatgttttgggtgtgagAGAGATCTAGAGCAGCATCTACCTCATCCAAGATGTAGACTGGGGCTGGCTTGAAGAGGAGGAGGGAAAGGATTAGCGAGAGAGCCACGAGCgacctgtgtgtatgtgagtgtgcgtgtatgcatgtactgaaCCCTGTACCCTAGTTCTGAGGAAAAACGAGTGTAGCATGATCGTAACTAGACGTGATGATACTGAAATGTTAACTCTAGCTGTAGGCACAATTTACGAAACTTATAAACCCAACTGCTCAATAACATTACTCAGGCTATCTACCCAAACAATtaactgacctctgacctccagACAGCTCCTGCAGACTCTCCTTCCAGACCTCCCCAAAACCCACCTTTACCTCTAGTCCATCGAGCACCCCTTGACCCTCGGGTGGGGAGAGCTTGGCCCGTGACCCTGGCAGCAGAGTAGAGAATATGGAGCCAAAATCCTGTGCAATGGGTGGGTAATGGCTCATACCAACGTAgtgtaaaaaaaacagcattTCTAATTCGATGCATAAGTTAGTTTGAAAGTCGAAACATTTGAGTTGTCCACTGCCTTACCGTGTTAACTCTGTCGTATGCTCCCTGCAGTGCCTCGTTCTTCTTGTGGTCCAACTGAGTGATGAGCTCGGCAATCTTGAGCTTGTCGTTCTCCACAATCTCCTTCTTTTTTACCAGATCGTTGTACTGAGAGGGGGAGTGGCGTTTAAATAAAGTAAATTGCTATGTTAATTGTCAATCTACAAGGGTCTACAGAGAAGAGTAAGGATAACAAAGTCCTTAAATTTGTTAATTCTGGTGAGCAGAGTACGTAAAAACACTTCATATGCAGGAATTCCCATTTGGTCTAGTGGTTAGGATTCCTGGCTTTCACCCAGGCGGCCCGGGTTCAATTCCCGGAGTGGGAGCAGTTACTTTTATTTTGTAATTACTCACTTTTTCTTCAGCTTTCCCAAGCATGTTCATTGCACGCATGTTCACATTTTTGCTCAGCTTATCCTGTGGTAAAAAGATTGTTATCAACACAATACATGTGAATAGCTAGCTCAATCCTCAACAGTGAAAACTGTGCATAGAGGGTAACCCTTGAGTATAGGCCAGCAGTGGCTGTAATAGAGAGgcggcctgctaacacaggttgaaACACATTATTCAGTGCAGGCTTAGGTACACATGCATTAACCTGCTGACTGTATAACTATTAGAACGTGAGAGGCTTCATTGTATCGACAAGTCTAgatggcctgctaacacagctAGGTTTAAACACATTATTCAGTGGAGGCTTAGGTACCCATGCATTAACCTGCTGACTGTATAAGTATTAGAACGTGACAGGCTTTATTGTATCGACAAGTCTAgatggcctgctaacacagctAGGTTTGAACACATTATTCAGTGGAGGCTTAGGTACCCATACATTAACCTGCTGACTGTATAACTATTAGAACGTGACAGGCTTCATTGTATCGACAAGTCTAgatggcctgctaacacagctAGGTTTAAACACATTATTCAGTGGAGGCTTAGGTACCCATGCATTAACCTGCTGACTGTATAACTATTAGAACGTGAGAGGCTTCATTGTATCAACAAGTCTAGATATAATCAAGCCATATCATAATTACAGGAAACCTTAATAGCAGCAAGCTACACGTACCTTCTGTTCCTGCAGTTTAGCCAGTTTCTTCTCGACCTCTCTCGGTTGGTTGGTAGTGAAGTCATAGGCTGTGTTGGGCTGACCAAAGTACTGCTTGTCTCTTGCTATCCAGTCGTACTTGGAGAGTAGGGACTCGACCTGCATAAGGTTAAGTACAGGAAGAGTATTAGAGACACCAGGTTTGACCATGCATAGTATCTAACAACTGCTGTTTTATGTGTGACACTTACAATGCAATGTATACCTAACACTTCGAGTGGCAATACCAAAAGCGTAAAAGAAACCCAAGCTAATAGAACATTACAGTTATATACATAAGTACGCATCATTCCTATTACAGAATGTCCATTGGAAAATTTTGTAATTGGAGCCCTTACTCTCTGTGCTGCATCTCGACTGTCCTTGTGGAACTTTGTGATCTTGTGCTCGAGCTCTTTGATTTTGAGAGCACAGCTGACTTTTTCCTTCTCTCTCTCCTTCCTCTCCTGCTCACACCTTGACAGCTCTTTGTTCCGCTCTCGCAAGGCCACCTTCTGCTCGTCTAACTCCTTTTTGCCTGCCTCCAGTGAGCTCTGGGAGTCGGTACAATGCATAGCATTATGAGTAGCTACGTAGAACTATAGCAATGTGTGTGTAACAGCAACAATACTGCTAGTGAAAAATTGGGCAGAATCATATTGTCAATATAGGTACCagaaacacataattatagttatacacATCACTCTCACTTTGGCTTCTTCATTGGCTGTCTTGCGCTCCTCCAAAGTGTCAGTTTTACTGGCCATGGTCGCAGCACTGGCATCAATCTGAACGGTGCAACAACGGGGAGCTGCATTCATTCAGTTTTAACTCTCAAAagactatacatgcatgcatgttatacaATTAACTCAAgcacatcataataattatacatgtatgacattTGTAATAGATATAGAAAAGACATTGGCACGGGCGTAAAACACAAGGATTCGCATgatatgtgttttatatcacgaTGACCTTTACCATTTGGTACGTGACCACGTAATAAAAATAACATAGCACTGTATGGCGTTTATTAAACGCtgttaccttgacaacgtgatatcATTTTATGTTACAAGCTGTTTTGTTATAGGCTCTCGGAGCTACTGACCTGTCCCTGCTGCGCCTCCAGTCCTTTCTGCAGCTCCTCCACCTCCAGAGTGAGTGCCTGCATCTCCTGCTCCCTGCTCTTGGCCTCCTTCACAACACTCTCTGCCTCCTTCTTGGCTCTGGTGATGGATGCTTCCGCCTCTTTTAGCTCTCTCTCGTGGTGAGACTTGGAGTCCTTCATCTTTTGTTGGATCTCTTTGAGTTTGGCACGGGCACTCTTTTCCATGGCTACAGATTGCTTCACAGTCTCCTTCTGCTTGGCTATATAGAGAAGTGTAacacattctgtaattatcaGTGTTTGGCAATTAATGCACTCTTTTCAATTTTCCCACTTCAGTGCATGATAACATACTTCTGTCCAGTTGAACAACCACAAACGTGAACAATTAATGCCTTGAGTTATAACCATGTACTCACCAATGGTGTCCTTGAGCTCTTGTAGGTGAGCTAGCTGCTGGTGGTGAGTGCTCTCCTTCATTCTCATCTCCACCATTTCTGCCTCGTGTGACTTGCTGTCTCTCTGCTCTTTGAGACCATGGTACCTGAGGGGAGGGGAGATATGAGAGAGGTATCACAAAGTATAACACCTGACTGGAATAATACTAGCAGCTCAAGCAACCACTTTGCCCACAACCCGGGCGGGACATGATCGGTGGGATCATGTCCACACACCTCCCTATTCTCTGTATCCCTATTCTCTGTATAGTTATAGCATAGCAGTAAGAAACAAAATCCTTTATAAtcctgtgtgtatatatatatacaattatgtTGGAGCCTTATGATAAAATAATAGCACAAGTGAAAAATTATGCAGTACCAAAGAAACGTTTACAGTTGTCACTATTACACAAGGACTGTGGAGCTGCAAATTCCAATGATTATTTTGCCCcgccgaaaattacccgctatacggtacttcaAAACGCAAAAAGAATTGGGGTTGTGAGTGAAATTAATTTTGATCATTATTCTATGAAAGACATATCAGTATCCCCCAACTGCAATGTAATTGCTGCAATTAAAGGTACTGCACGAACCCACACTTTATGGCTTGCATCAAAAGATACAAGAGGTGGAAGTCATCATATGAACCACAATAGATCCTGTTACAGATAATTATGGGCTATTACTCACTGGAATGGAAGCAGTGAAAGTGATCATATGAACCACAATAAATCCTGTtacagataattatgcctcttgcgcatgcgcaagcgaggtatacggtagtgtgtttgtgtgtgtgtgtgtgtgtgtagtcagGCCGCTagagctgctcaaggatcaatgaagtggcaagtaagagtttctataggcttctagtcatgttctcttggattttaattcgtggatttgcaaaataaagcttcgttcttgagttatgcctatagttttgcttacttggaatgccattgcagccttttcagaagagcaagtagccaaacttgtttactgagtgttgctactctacttagtacttagctctgcactagcccAGAGTGAGTGAAGACATATGGtcatccgactagaaaaacatttgcaatgtgaaaaattgctaggattggccaggggaaccacaaaaaagcgtgggaacaagaaatcagacgagagcataactccaatccgttacaacgtcaatcacatgtatactggtagttttcccatgttttcccagccaatatgccacgcaatttttactggtggagtgatgaccaatccctatatatatttattatacatccattttagaatgtggggcacataatcatgatgatttgtgatgaattgatgttcctaatacatgcagtgttgagcacaggtgcacacagtccatccatgcgtagtaacatgcacggaccgtactggtgactgcatggaatgatgtggtggatggaagctgataggtggatctggaacacagtctattatttaatatactatgtattgtacatgttcatgacgttgtaacggattggagttatgctctcgtctgatttcttgttcccacgcttttttgtggttcccctggccaatcctagcaatttttcacattgcaaatgtttttctagtcggattccctttctttttcagtacagtttacgtatcatgacatgcataagtggaacgttaagaggcagtacaagaagagaagacaggactaatcagatatcttctagaatatctctggactaataattatagtataatgagtaataatttattgcttgataattatgttgaatttgcgaatcagtattaaatgacagccattttaagagcatgatatctagccagtgcatatagcatgcctttcagagaaagggagctagagctgaacagtgtgaagaaaaggaacacctcaggctctggaaaagcactgctgcactgattttaggcgcacggtttattagccacgcctatctattattattggccacaacacaattgctgagtcattaaagatggcggaattgtctaggtaagagaaatagagactgagaggtcatctgccttgtggaagcaatcgcaaatctgaagaagcgctttgtaatccaggttgtagtcgtttggaaaccctgtgcagaatgtcctggagatggctgtacttggagtaaatgctgggcaagaaacttacttacttactcacttacttacttagtcagtcagacaaagagcggtgaaacgtcgaaatagtgcaatttttaaaatgaaaatattcattcattaaaatgtttatggattatgaaatgagagatacaaatagagaaaaggctaaataaactatctgttcagccagtttcttgatgtggcctttccctgcagagatagaacagtttgaacatgagtcaaaataattgaaatattgctaaacacaggcaaacccactgccaatcctatgtaaaacctactggttttactaataattTCTATGAAAAACCACAGACATATTAATCCAACTACATGTAATTCCAAGAAAACCTGAAATTTTAGGAAAGAAATGCATATGGTCATAATTTCTATGAAAAACCACAGACATTAatcaactacatgtaattCCAAGAAAACCTGAAATTTTAGGAAAGAAATGCATATTCCAGGAACATGGTCACAATAGATCCTGTTATACTTGACTTATTATTACAGTTGAGCCTCACTATCCAAACACCTGGTGTCCCTACTTTATCCCAGAAATATTCTGATACCAGAATGACTCTCAATGAGCTACACTCGTCACTAATTCAAGTAGCCCCTGCATGCAAAATCAGCAAACGGATGTCTAGAGCTCTTACTAGTGGACAGAAGAAGGTAGCAGCTATACTGTTAGGCTAATCTAAACGTTCAGCTGCTTCTGCTAATCAGTAACGCAAAAATGCTTTTAACTATGTATAGCTGCTACCTTCTTCTGTCCACTAGTAAGAGCTCTAGACACCCgtttgctatgaatatcattaaatgTGACCAAATTTTTCGTCCGGATAATTCAGATGATTGGGGTTCGAAtaatcgaggctcaactgtattACAATACACTCAAAGACCATAATCATACATAAATACCGCATGTTATTACTTTTCGGCAACTGTTTTCACTTTTTCTAGCTGCGAGGCCACAGCCCTTAGCTCAGCCTCCTTCTCTTTGAGCTCTCCCTCACAGTCAAGCAGCTCctaaataataatataattatatcaaacaACTTTACAAGGAGCTTTGGATACCGGTGGCTATTTTTGTGTTTATCTCAAAAAAACACAACAACCCTTTCCTAGTATTTAACCTTCGGACACGCAGAAATTGAGGGAAGTCAAAGGTAGTATAGCCATGCACCATGTACAATTAGCACTAGTAGATTATAACACTATATtaatgatacatgtatatcccgGTTACTCGTGGtaaagctataattaatgGTATCAACACAATTAAAAGTATGCTCCTCCCAAAGTACAGATCAACCCCCACCTGTAGCTTGGTGAGTATGGAGGAGGTGTGGGCCCGAGAGCCGCCAGTGAGAGTGCCTGAGGGGTCAAACACATCCCCACTAAGAGAAACAGAGCGTGTCATCACCTGCTTGTCAAATGTCACCTGGGGAAAACAAAAGTACAACAAGTTTTCTTCTCATTGCTAAATCAACTATGACATTTTGATGGAAGCTAAATGGGTTGCGTGGAAAGCTTGAAGAGTACAATCAAGCTACCATAACCCTCTTTACTTCCTGGCGAACACTGTACCTTCTTAGCACTATCCAGTGTGTCACAAATCAGAGTAGATCCGAATACATAGGCCATGGCCGGTCGTAACTCATCTTCGTAGCCCACTAGGGAAAGGGCGGGGCGTGCCTTGTCCTTGCCCACCTATAGACAGGGGGAATTCTAATGTAAATGAAGAGGAACAGCATGAATACTAGCATAACGAACTACAGAGAGATGTTAACAATACACCCTCCCTCAGAAGCAATTCACTGCATGGTTAAGTGTAATTATAGATGACTAACTAGAATCTGTTGTAATACTGAATCAGAGAGTACAACAAATTTTTAACTGGAAAACTATGATAAGGTATTAAGTGTGAAGGTCTAGTACATCACTTTCAGCACATATTTAAGATTCACACGTAACATTATCAATTATTTTTATCATGCTAGTATGGTAAAGTCGTACATCACTTTC comes from the Halichondria panicea chromosome 4, odHalPani1.1, whole genome shotgun sequence genome and includes:
- the LOC135335433 gene encoding structural maintenance of chromosomes protein 2-like, which encodes MYLKQIVLDGFKSYAQRTEICGFDPQFNAITGLNGSGKSNILDSICFLLGISNLSQVRAGSLQELVYKSGQAGVTKATVTITFDNRDKKQSPVGYESYDELTVSRQVVIGGRNKYLINGSNATPSRVQDLFRSVQLNVNNPHFLIMQGRITKVLNMKPLEILSMIEEAAGTRMYESKKMSAQKTIEKKDAKLKEISVILNEEITPTLRKLKEERSSYLEYQKVMRELEHLSRLSIAFQFVQAESARQQSSTELDEMKGGVQELTQQITQADSAIEEIAATVAELEKKKAKEAQGPILESEKRVKDLAMAQAVTEATLKTTKDELAAEKKNHKSLTKSFEEDKSLLEAKKKDVDARQEAYQELQERSKGAERAIQTAQQHFQAVTAGLSSNADGQEETLAAQKIACESEISAAVTETKAAQMRLASAQSELKEKEGLCKDSGHSYTQDKAKFDALGKEIAKIETAMQKIGYKDGLQEELLKKRDDLMYEVAKLKERVQALESRFPQVQFNYQSPSSGFDHSRVKGPVVKLVRVKDSSTATALEITAGGRLFNIVVDTEDTGKQLLQNGKLKRRYTIIPLNKISARTISADVVKKAQSLVGKDKARPALSLVGYEDELRPAMAYVFGSTLICDTLDSAKKVTFDKQVMTRSVSLSGDVFDPSGTLTGGSRAHTSSILTKLQELLDCEGELKEKEAELRAVASQLEKVKTVAEKYHGLKEQRDSKSHEAEMVEMRMKESTHHQQLAHLQELKDTIAKQKETVKQSVAMEKSARAKLKEIQQKMKDSKSHHERELKEAEASITRAKKEAESVVKEAKSREQEMQALTLEVEELQKGLEAQQGQIDASAATMASKTDTLEERKTANEEAKSSLEAGKKELDEQKVALRERNKELSRCEQERKEREKEKVSCALKIKELEHKITKFHKDSRDAAQRVESLLSKYDWIARDKQYFGQPNTAYDFTTNQPREVEKKLAKLQEQKDKLSKNVNMRAMNMLGKAEEKYNDLVKKKEIVENDKLKIAELITQLDHKKNEALQGAYDRVNTDFGSIFSTLLPGSRAKLSPPEGQGVLDGLEVKVGFGEVWKESLQELSGGQRSLVALSLILSLLLFKPAPVYILDEVDAALDLSHTQNIGQMLRTHFKHSQFIVVSLKDGMFNNANVLYKTKFVDGVSTVTRYVNPSITSQAGPSSTSKENSGRHQRGKQTTSGHQSKKPCTGGVSVLAPTQ